From a single Callithrix jacchus isolate 240 chromosome 5, calJac240_pri, whole genome shotgun sequence genomic region:
- the COX11 gene encoding cytochrome c oxidase assembly protein COX11, mitochondrial: MGGVWHTAWRRLFFCGWHSFHRGSTARPAERAEPFLRPEWNGIGGAERGLRLLGTWKRCNLGARDPAVQPSRRPKSSNPFRRAQEEEWRRRNKTALTYVAAVAVGMLGVSYAAVPLYRLYCQTTGLGGSVVAGHASDQIENMVPVKDRIIKVTFNADVHASLQWNFRPQQTEIFVVPGETALAFYKAKNPTDKPVIGISTYNVVPFEAGQYFNKIQCFCFEEQRLNPQEEVDMPVFFYIDPEFAEDPRMIKVDVITLSYTFFEAKEGYQLPVPGYN; encoded by the exons ATGGGTGGGGTCTGGCATACGGCATGGAGGCGTCTCTTTTTCTGTGGCTGGCACTCGTTTCACCGTGGGTCTACAGCGCGGCCTGCAGAGAGGGCAGAGCCGTTTCTTAGGCCAGAGTGGAATGGGATAGGAGGTGCCGAGAGAGGACTGAGGCTGCTGGGGACATGGAAGCGCTGCAACCTTGGAGCCAGGGATCCGGCAGTGCAGCCGTCGCGGCGGCCTAAGAGCTCGAACCCTTTCAGGCGCGCACAGGAGGAGGAATGGCGGCGGCGGAACAAGACGGCCCTCACTTACGTGGCCGCGGTCGCCGTGGGCATGCTGGGGGTGTCCTACGCCGCCGTACCCCTTTATCGGCTCTACTGCCAG ACTACTGGACTTGGAGGATCAGTAGTTGCAGGTCATGCATCAGACCAGATTGAAAACATGGTGCCTGTTAAGGATCGAATCATTAAAGTTACCTTTAATGCAGATGTGCATGCAAGTCTCCAGTGGAACTTTAGACCTCAGCAAACAGAAATATTT GTGGTTCCAGGAGAGACTGCACTGGCATTTTACAAAGCTAAGAATCCTACTGACAAACCAGTAATTGGAATTTCTACATACAATGTTGTTCCATTTGAAGCTGGACAgtatttcaataaaatacag TGCTTCTGTTTTGAAGAACAAAGGCTTAATCCCCAAGAGGAAGTAGATATGCCAGTGTTTTTCTACATTGATCCTGAATTTGCCGAAGATCCAAGAATGATTAAGGTTGATGTTATCACTCTTTCTTACACTTTTTTTGAAGCAAAAGAAGGGTACCAGTTGCCAGTTCCGGGATATAATTGA